One genomic segment of Mycoplasmopsis agalactiae PG2 includes these proteins:
- a CDS encoding HAD-IIB family hydrolase, which translates to MKKKIFSYDLDGTLLMSNNKVHPVTKKAFHDVHKKGGINILNTGRGLLKVLPLLDEFDGIDYFICSNGALIYDVKNKKHIVVGRLESDVFEKMFEYAYKNNLIISLDTADFTATYVNKDADGNFPEWIMKQDIMDFAHIKFSDYETMSKVASDSNSIITQVAIRNPNEIATKTTKHFSNLYKDKYSDYLTNRIYTDVNPLGISKWNGIKEFMKIYNLHDCTIYAFGDSSNDVEILQNAHYGFAMENATDDAKAVATEIIGHYNSGAIGIKLEEIIKSS; encoded by the coding sequence ATGAAGAAAAAGATTTTTTCATATGATTTAGATGGCACATTACTAATGAGTAACAATAAGGTTCATCCTGTAACTAAAAAAGCATTTCACGATGTTCACAAAAAAGGCGGAATTAATATTTTAAACACTGGAAGAGGCCTTTTAAAAGTGCTACCTTTGTTAGATGAATTTGACGGAATAGACTATTTTATATGCTCAAACGGTGCATTAATTTATGATGTAAAAAACAAAAAACATATTGTTGTAGGCAGATTAGAATCTGATGTTTTTGAAAAAATGTTTGAATATGCTTACAAGAATAATTTAATAATTTCACTTGATACAGCAGATTTTACTGCTACATATGTAAATAAAGATGCTGATGGCAATTTTCCAGAATGAATTATGAAGCAAGATATTATGGATTTTGCGCACATTAAGTTTTCTGATTATGAAACAATGTCAAAAGTGGCAAGCGATTCAAACTCAATAATTACACAAGTTGCAATAAGAAATCCAAACGAAATAGCTACCAAAACAACAAAACACTTTAGTAATTTATATAAAGATAAGTACTCTGACTATTTAACTAATAGAATATACACTGATGTTAATCCTTTAGGAATTTCAAAGTGAAATGGCATAAAAGAATTTATGAAAATATATAACTTGCATGATTGCACAATTTATGCTTTTGGTGATTCAAGTAATGATGTAGAAATATTACAAAATGCTCATTATGGTTTTGCAATGGAGAATGCAACAGATGATGCTAAGGCAGTAGCTACTGAAATTATAGGACACTATAATTCAGGAGCAATTGGCATAAAATTAGAAGAAATAATTAAAAGTAGTTAA
- a CDS encoding YitT family protein — protein MSSPVTNLKILKRKKILRKLHSENVNNLKLIELDKEDIDLRKYFGDDLMTNLRMANYSYYSDSANKRKKNVRKRTAILYAKRVFFLFIAALIFNFGVIAFLNRGDTLPSGLSGFPMLAMLIAKDKGYRDWDKYFALMFILINLPLLIGFGFKVKRSFTILTAVFMISQLITNAIFTSIPQVHDFIHNYINIAPGWHKLVEFRDKAGNIIGTYENASSWPIIINGFLGSICAGTSIAIAWKNGGSTGGTDIIAYYFSTKKQKSVAGMMFTVNIIATSFFLLVFGIAAKHKEAVDLGVISSSSSVENVLEQPNSIIITLRDGFNINSIKKYVSHRTIFGLREFSTILYIIFNNIVLGLMYPKYKKVTLSIATKCPDAILNYFKHIKYWHAYTIFKGISGYSQEETYFIETTLLTLESKNIVSDIKVIDPKAWISIRPVEQVKGAFNTKYVEE, from the coding sequence ATGAGTAGCCCTGTGACTAATTTAAAAATACTTAAAAGAAAAAAAATATTAAGAAAACTACATAGCGAAAATGTCAATAACCTAAAATTAATTGAATTAGATAAAGAAGATATTGACTTAAGAAAATATTTTGGTGATGACTTAATGACTAACTTAAGAATGGCTAATTACTCATATTATTCAGATAGCGCAAATAAAAGAAAAAAGAATGTGAGGAAAAGGACAGCTATTTTATACGCTAAAAGAGTGTTTTTCCTTTTCATAGCTGCTTTAATTTTTAACTTTGGTGTTATTGCATTTTTAAACAGAGGTGATACGCTTCCTAGTGGTTTGTCAGGCTTTCCAATGCTAGCTATGCTTATTGCTAAGGATAAGGGTTACCGTGACTGAGATAAATACTTTGCCTTAATGTTTATTTTGATTAACCTGCCCCTTTTGATAGGCTTTGGTTTCAAGGTAAAGCGGAGTTTTACTATATTAACTGCTGTGTTTATGATTTCTCAATTAATTACTAACGCAATATTTACTTCAATTCCCCAAGTTCATGATTTTATACATAATTACATCAATATTGCTCCTGGTTGACATAAGCTAGTTGAATTTCGGGATAAGGCAGGCAATATTATAGGAACATATGAAAATGCAAGCAGTTGGCCGATAATAATAAATGGTTTCCTTGGTTCTATATGTGCTGGAACATCAATTGCTATTGCCTGAAAAAATGGCGGTTCAACTGGCGGTACTGACATTATTGCTTATTATTTCTCAACTAAAAAACAAAAAAGTGTTGCGGGAATGATGTTTACTGTAAATATTATTGCAACTTCATTCTTCTTACTTGTTTTTGGTATTGCTGCTAAGCATAAAGAAGCTGTTGACTTAGGTGTTATATCATCAAGCAGTAGTGTTGAAAATGTTCTAGAGCAACCTAATTCAATAATAATTACATTAAGAGATGGCTTTAACATTAATTCAATTAAAAAATATGTATCACATAGAACAATTTTTGGATTAAGAGAATTTTCAACTATTCTATACATCATTTTTAACAACATTGTGCTAGGTTTAATGTATCCAAAATACAAAAAAGTAACTCTTTCTATTGCAACTAAATGTCCTGATGCTATCTTGAATTACTTTAAGCATATTAAGTACTGACATGCATATACAATTTTTAAAGGAATTAGTGGTTACTCACAAGAAGAAACATACTTTATTGAAACTACTTTATTAACACTAGAAAGCAAAAACATTGTCTCGGATATTAAAGTTATTGATCCAAAAGCATGAATTTCAATAAGGCCCGTTGAACAAGTTAAAGGCGCCTTTAATACTAAATATGTTGAAGAGTAA
- a CDS encoding AAA family ATPase: protein MKLIKVEAHGFKSFAEPITLHFNGGVAGIVGPNGSGKSNINDAIKWVLGERSAKELRGDNMDDVIFAGSKTAKPMDKAVVTLTFDNKDGQSSINHETITISRVLERGSGINQYYLNGEVCRQKDIKEIAMESGIGKSSLAIISQGTVSDIAEASAEERKGIFEEAAGVSKYKFRKKEALSKLAKTQEGLDQIALVIAEIERKLNPLRKQAEKAKIFIAKTEELRSVEVGLLVDNIKRFGSRYDELSVELEGVQETKNDLNDRIKNLEAKISQNIEFKTNLEAAQKEISIELEAVKDRLNNLSIAIARENERERLIVEGELKVDTTEQINAYKTLIEKSAQRVAYYNREYDLINKRISDNSEILDAHDKELNFINIRLTKKENDIFKIQTHLNLLKQQKEGNTLLYKGTKTILENKAIFGKGLKGTVADLIKVNKEYSRAIEAVLANALQHLVVDKPEVAVKAVEFLKQNNGGRATFIPLASIHPKSVRDDHLLAIQGQPGFIAVASELVEVEPIYLILSQFLLGNVIVTETIHHANHISKILDNRYMIVTLDGDIIRAGGVIVGGAKSNTETLLTIDLKISELESLIPGIQIAITDDRSKHNEISNERRICLELESQLKNQLANIITQKSAEQKILDELNLKLKNISNKELEIKTESISIHSSEADLEVLSSRKSALEADFRAKNERINALAQEINSGQVLKSDFESTLRKLLESFSEKLSEKEKSKVFLEQSRERLASQYKLTLESAEAQGYKLEMSYDQATEIVREIREEINKLGNVNLEALEQLVEEEERYNKFVKSEEELTQAKQVLESAIAQMDKIIITRLTNIVHDVNAEFNDVFATMFGGGSARLFFSDPKNILESGVEIEAMPPGKSIKNLKLFSGGEKSLIAISLLFGILKARPLPLCILDEVEAALDESNVVRYAEYLQKLKNKTQFLVITHRHGTMSRVDALFGATMQNRGVTTFFSLELAEAKKLVDDVQEDYISARAAKAQN, encoded by the coding sequence ATGAAATTAATTAAAGTGGAAGCTCACGGATTCAAATCATTTGCTGAACCTATAACTTTGCATTTTAACGGTGGAGTTGCAGGTATTGTTGGGCCTAATGGTTCTGGAAAGTCAAATATTAATGATGCTATTAAATGAGTTTTAGGTGAAAGAAGTGCTAAAGAACTTCGGGGCGATAATATGGACGATGTCATTTTCGCTGGTTCTAAGACTGCAAAGCCTATGGATAAAGCTGTAGTTACACTTACTTTTGATAATAAAGACGGTCAAAGCAGCATTAATCATGAAACTATTACAATTTCTCGTGTTTTAGAAAGAGGCTCAGGCATTAACCAATATTATCTTAACGGCGAAGTTTGCAGGCAAAAAGATATTAAAGAAATTGCAATGGAAAGTGGAATTGGCAAAAGCAGTTTAGCTATTATTTCGCAAGGTACAGTTAGTGATATTGCCGAAGCATCTGCTGAAGAAAGAAAAGGAATTTTTGAAGAAGCTGCAGGGGTTTCTAAATACAAATTTAGAAAAAAAGAAGCTTTATCAAAATTAGCTAAAACTCAAGAAGGACTCGACCAAATTGCCTTAGTTATAGCCGAAATCGAAAGAAAGCTTAATCCATTAAGAAAGCAAGCTGAAAAAGCAAAAATATTTATTGCAAAAACTGAAGAGTTAAGATCTGTTGAAGTTGGCTTATTAGTAGATAATATCAAAAGATTTGGTTCAAGATATGATGAGCTTTCTGTTGAATTAGAAGGCGTTCAAGAAACTAAAAATGACTTGAATGACAGAATAAAGAATTTAGAAGCTAAAATTAGCCAAAATATTGAGTTTAAAACTAATCTTGAAGCTGCACAAAAAGAAATTTCAATTGAATTAGAAGCTGTTAAAGACAGACTTAACAACCTTTCAATAGCTATAGCTAGAGAAAATGAACGTGAAAGATTAATTGTTGAGGGCGAGTTAAAAGTTGATACCACAGAACAAATTAATGCTTATAAAACATTAATTGAAAAATCAGCACAAAGAGTTGCTTACTACAATAGAGAATACGACTTAATTAACAAAAGAATTTCAGATAACAGTGAAATTTTAGACGCTCATGACAAAGAGCTTAACTTTATAAACATCAGACTAACTAAAAAAGAAAATGATATTTTCAAAATACAAACTCACCTAAACTTGCTTAAACAACAAAAAGAAGGCAACACACTTCTATATAAAGGCACAAAAACCATTTTAGAAAACAAAGCCATTTTTGGAAAAGGCTTAAAAGGAACTGTTGCTGATTTAATTAAAGTCAACAAAGAATATTCACGGGCAATTGAAGCAGTTTTGGCAAATGCTTTACAACACTTAGTAGTTGATAAACCAGAAGTTGCTGTGAAAGCAGTTGAGTTTTTAAAGCAAAATAATGGCGGAAGAGCTACATTTATTCCTCTTGCATCTATTCATCCTAAAAGCGTTAGAGATGATCATCTTTTGGCTATTCAAGGTCAGCCTGGTTTTATTGCTGTAGCTTCTGAATTAGTAGAAGTTGAGCCAATTTATCTTATTCTTTCACAATTTTTATTGGGTAATGTTATAGTTACTGAAACAATTCATCATGCTAACCATATTTCAAAAATTTTGGACAACAGATATATGATTGTCACATTAGATGGTGACATAATTCGTGCTGGTGGTGTAATAGTTGGTGGTGCTAAGTCAAATACTGAAACATTATTAACTATTGATTTAAAAATAAGTGAATTAGAATCGCTTATTCCTGGTATTCAGATCGCTATAACTGATGATAGATCTAAGCATAATGAAATTAGCAATGAAAGAAGAATTTGCTTAGAGTTAGAAAGTCAGCTAAAAAATCAATTAGCTAATATAATTACACAAAAAAGTGCAGAACAAAAAATACTTGATGAGCTAAATTTAAAACTCAAAAATATTAGTAACAAAGAATTAGAAATAAAAACTGAAAGCATCAGCATTCACAGTTCTGAAGCTGATTTAGAAGTTTTATCTTCTAGAAAAAGTGCACTTGAAGCTGATTTTAGAGCTAAAAACGAAAGAATTAATGCTCTAGCCCAAGAAATTAATTCAGGACAAGTGCTAAAAAGTGACTTTGAATCCACTTTAAGAAAACTTTTAGAATCATTTTCAGAAAAGCTTTCTGAAAAAGAAAAATCCAAAGTATTTTTGGAACAATCACGTGAAAGATTAGCATCACAATATAAATTAACATTAGAATCAGCTGAAGCACAAGGCTATAAATTAGAAATGTCTTATGATCAAGCAACTGAAATTGTTAGAGAAATAAGAGAAGAAATTAATAAACTAGGCAATGTTAACCTGGAAGCATTAGAACAATTAGTTGAAGAAGAAGAAAGATACAACAAATTTGTAAAAAGCGAAGAAGAATTAACACAAGCAAAACAAGTTTTAGAATCAGCTATTGCCCAAATGGACAAGATTATTATCACAAGATTAACTAATATTGTTCACGATGTTAATGCTGAATTTAACGATGTTTTTGCCACAATGTTTGGAGGCGGAAGCGCTAGATTATTCTTCTCAGATCCTAAAAATATTTTAGAATCTGGTGTTGAAATTGAGGCTATGCCACCTGGCAAAAGTATTAAAAATCTTAAGTTATTTTCAGGTGGTGAAAAGTCACTGATTGCCATATCTTTATTATTTGGAATTCTTAAAGCTCGTCCACTTCCACTATGTATTTTAGATGAGGTTGAAGCTGCTTTAGACGAATCAAACGTTGTAAGGTATGCAGAATATTTACAAAAATTGAAAAACAAAACTCAATTTTTAGTGATTACGCACAGACATGGAACAATGTCTAGAGTTGATGCCTTATTTGGTGCAACAATGCAAAATAGAGGTGTAACAACATTCTTTAGTTTAGAGCTAGCTGAGGCTAAGAAATTAGTTGATGATGTTCAAGAAGACTACATTTCAGCAAGAGCAGCTAAAGCACAAAATTAG
- the rnc gene encoding ribonuclease III: MTSHMNSIENFLNNFNIKPVSLAVYRQAFTHGSSVANSKGKNYQTLEFLGDAILQFYVSAILFNSFKDKNQGQLTLIRSKLVCTDSLNQIADLLKLKDFLVLSSNVVATEVLSSKKVGADIFESLVAAIFLDQGLPKVKDFLDKTLLPLVKQYKEGKIELKDSKTRLQEHMQSFSKKTVFYQTYQSENNLFKAEAIYEGNVYGSGVGKSKHEAEENAANDALNKLIMSKP, from the coding sequence ATGACAAGCCACATGAATAGCATTGAAAATTTTTTAAATAATTTTAATATTAAGCCAGTAAGCTTAGCTGTTTATAGACAAGCTTTTACACACGGCTCATCTGTAGCTAATTCAAAAGGCAAGAATTATCAAACATTAGAGTTTTTAGGTGATGCAATATTGCAGTTCTATGTATCTGCAATACTTTTTAATTCCTTTAAAGACAAAAACCAAGGTCAGCTTACGTTAATAAGATCAAAATTAGTGTGCACTGATTCGCTTAACCAAATTGCTGATTTGCTTAAGCTTAAAGACTTCTTAGTACTTTCAAGCAACGTTGTTGCTACTGAAGTACTTAGTTCGAAAAAAGTGGGTGCTGATATTTTTGAATCATTAGTTGCTGCTATATTTTTGGACCAAGGATTGCCAAAAGTTAAAGATTTTTTAGACAAAACATTATTGCCTTTAGTTAAGCAATACAAAGAAGGCAAAATTGAGCTTAAAGATTCAAAAACAAGACTGCAAGAGCACATGCAATCTTTTAGTAAAAAAACTGTTTTTTATCAAACATACCAAAGTGAAAATAATTTATTTAAAGCGGAAGCTATCTATGAAGGTAATGTTTATGGCTCTGGTGTTGGAAAAAGCAAACATGAAGCTGAAGAAAATGCTGCTAATGATGCATTAAATAAATTAATAATGTCTAAACCATAG
- the plsX gene encoding phosphate acyltransferase PlsX: MYRIAFDVNGNDNGVAAAVKASCQFLKENDNYEIILVGDEALINNELKLIENIPNSLKIINNPNVPSDVKNFHKSLRENTSMNDSIDLVAQGKADAVISSGDSGTYLACATFKLKRLQGVSRSAFMPLMPTIVGRKFLLLDVGANIECKSEYLVEWAKIANVYARTLLNIVNPRVSLINIGTEDYKGLEIVKEAAKELKDNKFINYIGYSEPRYLLDGVADVAVIDGYGGNLVLKSLEGAILSFKNLLKDKIMAKPIRKFGYLFLKGAFQDVAETLDYRNVGAAWLIGLNGLSIKCHGNSDSKAYLGALNQIKLVIKNNVLEAIKKELNDKPHE, translated from the coding sequence ATGTATAGAATAGCTTTTGATGTAAATGGAAATGACAATGGCGTAGCTGCTGCAGTTAAAGCCAGTTGTCAGTTTTTAAAAGAAAATGATAATTATGAAATTATTTTAGTTGGTGATGAAGCTTTAATTAATAATGAGCTAAAGTTAATTGAAAATATTCCTAATTCATTAAAAATAATTAATAATCCAAATGTACCTTCTGATGTTAAAAACTTTCATAAATCACTAAGAGAAAATACTTCAATGAATGATTCTATTGACCTTGTTGCACAAGGAAAAGCTGATGCTGTAATTTCTAGTGGTGATTCTGGAACATATTTAGCTTGTGCTACCTTTAAATTAAAAAGATTACAAGGAGTTAGCCGTTCTGCATTTATGCCACTTATGCCTACAATTGTTGGACGTAAGTTTTTACTTTTAGATGTTGGTGCTAATATTGAATGCAAGTCTGAATACTTAGTTGAATGAGCTAAAATTGCTAATGTTTATGCACGTACTTTGCTAAACATTGTTAATCCTAGAGTTTCATTAATCAATATTGGAACTGAGGATTATAAAGGATTAGAAATAGTTAAAGAAGCTGCTAAAGAGTTAAAGGATAATAAATTCATAAACTATATAGGCTATAGTGAGCCAAGATATTTATTAGATGGTGTTGCTGATGTAGCTGTTATTGATGGCTATGGAGGAAATTTAGTACTTAAAAGTCTAGAAGGTGCAATTTTAAGCTTCAAAAACCTGCTTAAAGACAAAATTATGGCTAAGCCAATAAGAAAATTTGGCTATTTATTCCTTAAAGGCGCCTTTCAGGATGTAGCTGAAACATTAGATTATAGAAATGTTGGAGCCGCATGGTTAATTGGACTTAATGGACTAAGCATAAAATGTCATGGCAATAGCGACTCTAAAGCATACTTAGGTGCACTAAATCAAATTAAATTAGTTATAAAAAATAATGTTCTAGAAGCTATCAAAAAGGAACTAAATGACAAGCCACATGAATAG
- a CDS encoding DAK2 domain-containing protein has product MIKNAKVIDGTIYSNLIISGANNLINNKNRIDALNVFPVPDGDTGTNMSNTVEAAAKALKSLENTTNLAEVSAVVSKNMLLGARGNSGVILSQIFKGFANYFADKNEVTVLELVKGFQSATKRACESVLKPVEGTILTVIRETTEQLAKNVNEETTLEHFFEMAKNYSRVACDNTPNLLKVLREVGVVDSGGEGLVSFITGMHSYVIGNPVEIQQVEQSIDKFISSDEVYKGEFGYCTEFIIELNKPDEFDKTAFEKHISKFANSLVIVQDAELIKVHGHTLKPGDMLNFGQKHGEFIKIKSENMTLQAENSRANRNNSVVINDVVSQGNKKCGIVSCNLGSGFIDKMKELGADAIIECGQTQNPSVTDILEAIKSVDAKDVFVLPNNPNIFLAAEQAASGIFDKNVHIIPTRTQIQGINAIIAFNSNSNSDENNELMKEVMKMVRTGEVTMAVRDTTFNGVKIKKDNFISILDGKIISCKTSYLEAAKHLIKKAANDETEVITIYYGNDASEPDAIELVDYINRYYDCEVEVVNGNQPNYHFLIGFE; this is encoded by the coding sequence ATGATTAAGAACGCTAAGGTTATTGATGGCACAATTTATTCAAATTTAATTATTTCTGGTGCAAATAATTTAATTAATAACAAAAATAGAATTGACGCACTTAATGTTTTCCCTGTTCCTGATGGTGATACTGGAACTAATATGTCTAATACTGTTGAAGCAGCAGCTAAAGCTCTTAAAAGTTTAGAAAATACTACTAATCTTGCTGAAGTTTCTGCTGTTGTGTCTAAAAACATGCTACTTGGCGCTCGTGGAAACTCTGGTGTCATATTAAGCCAAATTTTTAAAGGATTTGCTAACTATTTTGCTGATAAAAATGAAGTAACAGTTTTAGAATTAGTTAAAGGGTTTCAAAGTGCCACTAAAAGAGCCTGTGAATCGGTTCTTAAACCTGTAGAAGGCACAATTCTTACAGTAATACGTGAAACAACTGAACAGCTAGCTAAAAATGTAAATGAAGAAACAACTCTTGAACATTTCTTTGAAATGGCGAAGAATTATTCAAGAGTTGCTTGTGATAACACTCCTAACTTACTAAAGGTTTTACGTGAAGTTGGTGTAGTTGATTCAGGGGGTGAAGGTTTAGTTTCGTTTATCACAGGGATGCATAGCTATGTAATTGGTAATCCTGTTGAAATTCAACAAGTTGAGCAATCAATTGATAAATTTATTAGCTCTGATGAAGTTTATAAAGGTGAATTTGGCTACTGCACTGAATTTATTATTGAATTAAATAAGCCTGATGAATTTGATAAAACAGCTTTTGAAAAACATATTTCTAAGTTCGCTAATTCACTTGTTATTGTGCAAGATGCTGAATTAATTAAAGTGCACGGTCATACTTTAAAGCCAGGCGATATGCTTAATTTTGGCCAAAAACATGGTGAATTTATAAAAATTAAGTCAGAAAACATGACACTGCAAGCTGAAAATTCAAGAGCAAACAGAAATAACAGTGTGGTAATTAATGATGTAGTTTCGCAAGGCAATAAAAAATGTGGAATTGTCTCATGTAACCTTGGTTCTGGTTTTATTGACAAAATGAAAGAATTAGGTGCTGATGCAATTATTGAATGCGGTCAGACTCAAAACCCTTCTGTGACTGATATTTTAGAAGCTATTAAATCAGTTGATGCTAAAGATGTCTTTGTACTTCCAAATAACCCTAATATTTTCCTAGCTGCTGAGCAAGCTGCTTCTGGAATTTTTGACAAAAATGTACACATAATACCTACTAGAACGCAAATTCAAGGAATTAATGCCATCATAGCTTTTAATAGCAATTCAAATAGCGACGAAAATAATGAGCTAATGAAAGAAGTTATGAAAATGGTAAGAACTGGCGAAGTTACAATGGCAGTTCGTGACACAACTTTTAATGGTGTAAAGATCAAAAAAGACAACTTTATTAGCATTTTAGATGGCAAAATAATTTCATGCAAGACTTCATATTTAGAAGCTGCCAAACATTTAATTAAAAAAGCTGCTAATGATGAAACAGAAGTTATTACCATTTATTATGGCAATGATGCTTCAGAGCCTGATGCAATTGAATTAGTTGACTATATCAATAGATATTATGACTGCGAAGTTGAAGTTGTTAACGGTAACCAACCTAATTATCATTTTTTAATAGGATTTGAGTAA
- the recO gene encoding DNA repair protein RecO — MAEKVEKVIVLKIEDYLQNENAALVTVLGTNGVFKLFAPGVAKTISKNRQNLQIGSICEIDYFKARFVNKFSKLKKASLLIMPHYEDNLVLKFISKMMLYLENFSSNSKEVFDAYEECLLKYDYYIKNGFEDIETKGNPLRYMITYIVSKALKYNGIQPDHHRCISCNSPANLVDFKFSEDGFICGQCTDNQRWTKELKSLYFLFNSLDKYILMSNKAINDIIYNEIINHLIKNGIYINWEILKFNK, encoded by the coding sequence ATGGCAGAAAAAGTTGAAAAAGTTATTGTTTTAAAAATTGAAGATTACTTACAAAATGAAAATGCAGCATTAGTGACTGTTTTAGGCACTAATGGTGTTTTTAAACTCTTTGCGCCTGGAGTTGCTAAAACAATTTCTAAAAATAGGCAAAACTTACAAATTGGTTCAATTTGCGAAATAGACTATTTTAAAGCAAGATTCGTAAATAAATTTAGCAAACTAAAAAAAGCATCTTTGCTCATTATGCCTCATTATGAAGATAATTTGGTACTTAAATTTATTTCTAAAATGATGCTTTATTTAGAAAATTTTAGTAGTAATTCTAAAGAAGTTTTTGATGCATATGAAGAGTGCTTACTTAAGTATGATTACTATATAAAAAACGGCTTTGAAGATATTGAAACTAAAGGAAATCCGCTTAGATATATGATTACTTACATAGTATCAAAAGCCCTTAAATACAATGGGATTCAGCCAGATCATCACAGATGTATTAGCTGCAACTCACCAGCTAATTTAGTTGATTTTAAATTTTCCGAAGATGGTTTTATTTGCGGTCAGTGCACTGATAACCAAAGATGAACAAAAGAACTTAAGTCACTTTATTTTTTATTTAATAGTTTAGATAAATACATTCTAATGAGCAATAAAGCAATTAATGACATTATTTATAATGAAATAATTAACCATTTAATTAAAAACGGAATTTATATTAATTGAGAAATATTAAAATTTAACAAATAA
- a CDS encoding DHH family phosphoesterase, producing the protein MKIGNAKVAIDAIKKYKNIIIFHHIRPDGDCLGSQAGLAELIRTNYPEKRVYTVGDNVGVFDFMNYKYDPIETIDFTDSLGIVVDASSSNRIERAELLLDKKFTAALRIDHHPNDSDIEYKYLWVDERYVAAAEMIAKIAYKANWIVTKKAAEHVFLGIVTDSGRFLYPDTSARTHQLVSFLYEKGGLEPKFIFNELSKRTMDDIKFSGEILSNFKKQGRVLYYEVTNEVLDKFGLDSLKAATFVNELADIEDNSCWAFFIQLEDGKIRGRLRSNGPLVNKVANKYSGGGHDNAAGITLTKWSQVSDVINDLNQAIVEWEAK; encoded by the coding sequence ATGAAAATAGGTAATGCAAAAGTGGCTATTGACGCCATAAAAAAGTACAAAAATATAATCATTTTTCACCACATTCGCCCTGATGGTGACTGTTTAGGATCACAGGCTGGGCTAGCTGAATTAATTAGAACTAACTATCCTGAAAAAAGGGTTTATACAGTTGGAGATAATGTAGGCGTATTTGACTTTATGAACTATAAATATGATCCAATTGAAACAATTGATTTTACAGACTCTCTTGGTATTGTAGTCGATGCTTCAAGTTCAAATAGAATTGAGCGTGCTGAATTATTATTAGATAAAAAATTTACTGCTGCCTTAAGAATAGATCATCATCCTAATGATAGTGACATTGAATATAAATATTTATGAGTAGATGAGCGTTATGTTGCTGCTGCTGAAATGATTGCAAAAATTGCTTATAAAGCTAACTGAATAGTTACCAAAAAAGCTGCAGAGCATGTATTTTTAGGTATAGTGACAGACAGCGGCAGATTCTTATATCCAGATACTTCAGCAAGAACGCATCAATTAGTTTCATTTTTATATGAAAAAGGTGGCCTAGAACCTAAATTTATATTTAATGAACTAAGCAAAAGAACAATGGATGATATCAAGTTCTCTGGCGAAATACTTTCAAACTTTAAAAAACAAGGCAGAGTTTTATATTACGAAGTTACTAATGAAGTGTTAGATAAATTTGGCCTAGACAGCCTTAAAGCAGCTACATTCGTCAATGAATTAGCTGATATTGAAGACAATTCATGCTGAGCTTTCTTTATCCAGCTTGAAGATGGCAAGATTAGAGGCCGTCTTCGTTCAAATGGACCATTGGTCAATAAAGTGGCAAATAAATATAGTGGTGGCGGCCATGATAATGCTGCTGGTATTACATTAACAAAATGAAGCCAAGTTAGTGATGTAATTAATGATTTAAATCAAGCAATTGTTGAATGAGAGGCTAAGTAA